From Aquificota bacterium, one genomic window encodes:
- a CDS encoding flagellar basal body P-ring protein FlgI gives MACKNTCKGLALLILLFSFAFSTRIGDVASFEGNRSNYLVGYGLVVGLKGTGDGKSTLFTVRSIANMLNRMGIVVDPRRMTTKNVAAVMVTAKLPPYAKPGMKIDVEVSSIGDAKSLEGGTLLLTPLRGPDGVVYALAQGQVLVGGYEARGRGAQQVVNVPTVGRVPNGATVERELPTESIPQEINLYLDSPSFSLAKMIQDRINMEFGKDTAQAMDASTVRLRIPQGMSPVDFLAKVEDLQIDVPSLAKVVIDGRSGVVLFGGDVTINPVSVAVGSLTVIIKETPEVSQPPPLSPGETKVVPRTEIKVEEKTARMVQLRGATVSQLVESLNKIGATPREVISVLQAIKASGALRAKLEVL, from the coding sequence ATGGCTTGCAAGAATACTTGCAAAGGTCTTGCCCTTTTAATTCTGCTTTTTTCTTTTGCCTTTTCTACGCGCATTGGAGATGTGGCAAGCTTTGAGGGCAACAGAAGCAACTACTTAGTAGGCTATGGCCTTGTGGTAGGCCTAAAAGGCACTGGCGATGGCAAAAGCACCCTTTTTACAGTGAGAAGCATAGCCAACATGCTAAACAGGATGGGTATAGTGGTGGACCCAAGGAGGATGACCACAAAGAACGTGGCGGCTGTTATGGTAACAGCCAAGCTACCACCCTACGCAAAGCCGGGCATGAAAATAGATGTGGAGGTCTCCTCCATAGGGGATGCAAAAAGCTTGGAAGGTGGCACTCTTCTCCTTACTCCCTTGAGAGGGCCGGACGGTGTGGTATATGCCTTGGCACAGGGACAAGTGCTTGTGGGAGGCTATGAGGCAAGAGGAAGAGGTGCCCAGCAAGTGGTAAACGTGCCAACGGTAGGAAGGGTGCCAAACGGTGCCACAGTGGAGAGAGAACTTCCAACAGAGAGCATACCACAGGAGATAAACCTTTACCTGGATAGTCCCAGCTTTTCCCTTGCCAAGATGATTCAAGATAGGATAAACATGGAGTTTGGCAAAGACACGGCACAAGCGATGGATGCCAGCACGGTAAGGCTTAGAATACCACAAGGAATGAGTCCGGTGGATTTCCTTGCCAAGGTGGAGGACCTACAGATAGATGTGCCATCCCTTGCCAAGGTGGTAATTGACGGGAGGTCTGGAGTGGTCCTCTTTGGCGGAGATGTAACCATAAACCCAGTCTCTGTAGCCGTTGGAAGTCTAACGGTGATCATCAAAGAAACTCCAGAGGTATCCCAGCCACCACCCCTTTCTCCGGGTGAGACCAAGGTGGTACCAAGGACGGAGATAAAGGTGGAGGAGAAAACGGCAAGGATGGTTCAATTAAGGGGTGCCACCGTCTCACAACTGGTGGAATCTCTCAACAAAATAGGTGCCACGCCAAGGGAGGTTATCTCTGTGCTTCAGGCCATAAAGGCCTCTGGGGCCCTTCGGGCAAAATTGGAAGTGCTTTAA
- a CDS encoding flagellar basal body L-ring protein FlgH produces the protein MGRWIILLIVFAFSCGPKVSTLEDYEKRNPYPGLQERTEYSSRGSLMPKEGYQDLYSERRASRVGDVIYLQIVESINAIESISAQTQRSSAFKQGISSFFGLSQNTLADIGGQGSGQMNTKGSGKVQQTGVLTTKLAGRVMKIYPNGSMLVEAKKYIAIENAQREVVLRGIVRPEDIDSTNTVSSDKIANLEVFIDGKGFLADGGSPGWLARILAKVLPF, from the coding sequence ATGGGGAGGTGGATAATCCTTTTAATAGTGTTTGCCTTTTCCTGCGGTCCCAAGGTCAGCACCTTGGAGGATTATGAGAAGAGAAACCCTTACCCTGGCCTTCAGGAGAGGACAGAGTACAGCTCAAGGGGTAGCCTTATGCCAAAGGAGGGCTACCAGGACCTGTATTCAGAAAGAAGGGCAAGCAGGGTGGGAGATGTTATATACCTTCAGATAGTAGAGAGTATAAACGCCATAGAAAGCATATCTGCACAAACTCAAAGGTCTTCGGCCTTTAAACAGGGAATCAGCTCCTTTTTTGGGCTTTCGCAAAACACCCTTGCAGACATAGGTGGGCAGGGCTCTGGGCAGATGAATACAAAAGGCTCTGGGAAGGTCCAGCAAACGGGAGTTTTAACCACAAAGCTTGCGGGCAGGGTTATGAAAATATACCCCAACGGCAGTATGCTTGTGGAGGCAAAAAAGTATATTGCTATAGAGAACGCTCAAAGGGAGGTGGTTTTGAGGGGTATAGTTAGGCCGGAGGATATAGACAGCACCAACACCGTTTCAAGCGATAAGATAGCCAACCTCGAAGTCTTTATAGACGGCAAGGGCTTTTTGGCAGATGGAGGTAGTCCGGGATGGCTTGCAAGAATACTTGCAAAGGTCTTGCCCTTTTAA
- a CDS encoding bifunctional 3'-5' exonuclease/DNA polymerase — protein sequence MKFSYITSGERLSRVYESLREEPYVFLDTEVSNDRIRLVQLGGKEDIFILDLFDLGEEGVLFLRELLSSKGIVGHNLKFDLKYLYSYGIEPYAVFDTMIASQLLGDTDKHSLQKVAMHYLGQVLDKGLQASNWGQPFLGKEQLEYAALDVKVVRDLFYIFLKRLNEGHHREEILLKTRTSRVFNLLNPVAIVEMAFVQETAKLELNGIPVDKEELERKLKEQERLLQKKVMDFMVKYRIDPMSPKQVGELLTKRFGLDLPKTEKGNVSTDDKVLSEYASHPVVSELLDIRGMKKVIEKLQEIKERIRGNRVYPEFKQIGAITGRMASMNPNVQNIPRNLRGIFKAEEGNVFVIADFSQIELRIASEYVGEEKMLQAFRQGKDLHRYTASVFLGKPEEEITKEERQLAKAVNFGLIYGISAKGLVEYAKTYGIDLSLESAQKIRDSFFEYYTSFKAWHERVKRELKEYKESRGHTLLGRPYVAHTFPDAVNYPIQGTGADLLKLSVLMFDAELRREGLKAKVVNLVHDEILVECREEDAERIKELLKKAMLHAGRVILKQVPVEVEVFINNRWEKD from the coding sequence GTGAAGTTTAGCTATATAACCTCTGGAGAAAGGTTAAGCAGGGTCTATGAAAGCCTAAGGGAAGAGCCTTATGTTTTCCTTGATACGGAGGTATCCAACGACAGGATAAGGCTTGTACAGCTGGGTGGAAAGGAAGATATATTCATCCTTGACCTTTTTGACCTTGGTGAGGAGGGTGTGCTATTTTTAAGGGAGCTTCTTTCCAGCAAGGGTATAGTGGGGCATAACCTTAAGTTTGACCTTAAGTACCTCTATAGCTACGGTATAGAGCCATACGCAGTCTTTGATACTATGATAGCAAGCCAGCTTTTGGGAGACACGGACAAGCACTCTCTTCAAAAGGTTGCCATGCACTACTTGGGGCAGGTTTTGGACAAGGGCCTTCAGGCCTCCAACTGGGGACAGCCCTTTTTAGGAAAAGAACAGCTTGAGTATGCCGCGCTGGATGTGAAGGTGGTAAGGGACCTTTTTTACATATTCCTTAAAAGGCTCAACGAAGGCCATCACCGAGAGGAAATACTTCTCAAAACAAGGACTTCAAGGGTCTTTAATCTCTTAAATCCTGTGGCCATAGTGGAAATGGCTTTTGTTCAAGAGACGGCAAAGCTTGAGCTAAACGGCATACCGGTGGATAAGGAAGAACTGGAAAGAAAACTAAAAGAACAAGAGAGGCTTCTTCAAAAGAAAGTTATGGACTTTATGGTGAAGTATAGGATAGACCCCATGTCGCCCAAACAGGTGGGAGAGCTTCTTACAAAGAGGTTTGGCCTTGACCTTCCAAAGACGGAAAAGGGCAACGTTTCCACCGATGATAAGGTGCTTTCCGAATACGCTTCACACCCTGTAGTCTCCGAGCTTTTGGACATAAGGGGGATGAAAAAGGTTATTGAAAAGCTTCAGGAGATAAAGGAAAGGATAAGAGGAAATAGGGTCTACCCAGAGTTTAAGCAGATAGGCGCCATCACTGGAAGGATGGCAAGCATGAACCCAAACGTGCAAAATATACCAAGGAATTTAAGGGGCATCTTTAAGGCAGAAGAGGGTAATGTGTTTGTTATTGCAGACTTCTCCCAGATTGAACTAAGGATAGCCAGTGAGTATGTGGGTGAGGAGAAGATGCTTCAGGCCTTCAGGCAGGGTAAGGACCTACACCGGTATACTGCAAGCGTATTTTTGGGAAAGCCAGAGGAGGAGATAACAAAGGAGGAGCGCCAGCTTGCCAAGGCTGTAAACTTTGGACTCATATATGGCATATCTGCCAAGGGCCTTGTGGAGTATGCAAAAACTTATGGCATTGACCTTTCTCTTGAATCCGCCCAGAAGATAAGAGATAGCTTTTTTGAATACTACACTTCCTTTAAAGCTTGGCACGAAAGGGTAAAAAGGGAGTTAAAGGAATACAAAGAGTCAAGAGGCCATACCCTTTTGGGAAGGCCTTACGTAGCCCATACCTTTCCGGATGCGGTAAACTATCCCATACAGGGAACGGGTGCAGACCTTCTCAAACTTTCCGTGCTTATGTTTGATGCAGAACTAAGAAGAGAAGGCCTTAAGGCAAAGGTGGTTAATCTGGTGCATGATGAGATATTAGTTGAATGCAGAGAGGAAGACGCGGAGCGCATAAAGGAACTTTTGAAAAAGGCCATGCTACACGCAGGTAGAGTTATACTAAAGCAAGTGCCGGTAGAGGTAGAGGTTTTTATAAACAACCGGTGGGAAAAGGATTAA
- a CDS encoding N-acetyltransferase has translation MLIRKAKLKDVPELYNLINEYAKEGTLLPRSLNSLYENIRDFWVCEKDGEIVGCCALHIVWEDLAEIKSLAVKKDYKGMGVGSSLVEACLKEAEELGIKKVFVLTYAQGFFSKFNFEEVEKAKLPHKVWGECINCIKFPSCDEIAMWVDLEKVFIKHDSEV, from the coding sequence ATGCTTATAAGGAAGGCTAAGCTTAAGGATGTGCCAGAGCTTTATAACCTTATAAACGAGTATGCAAAGGAAGGTACCCTTCTGCCAAGAAGCCTAAACTCTCTGTATGAGAACATAAGGGATTTTTGGGTTTGTGAGAAAGATGGGGAAATAGTGGGTTGTTGCGCCCTTCACATAGTTTGGGAGGACTTGGCTGAGATAAAGAGCCTTGCGGTCAAAAAGGATTATAAGGGCATGGGCGTGGGTAGTTCGTTGGTGGAGGCTTGTCTGAAAGAGGCGGAGGAGCTGGGCATAAAAAAGGTCTTTGTTCTTACCTATGCGCAGGGATTTTTTAGCAAGTTTAACTTTGAGGAGGTGGAAAAGGCCAAGCTTCCACATAAAGTTTGGGGTGAATGTATAAACTGTATAAAATTCCCAAGCTGCGATGAGATAGCCATGTGGGTAGATTTGGAAAAAGTTTTTATCAAGCATGACAGTGAAGTTTAG
- the aroA gene encoding 3-phosphoshikimate 1-carboxyvinyltransferase, translating into MLKLSKAKRAKGELRVPSDKSISHRAVIFSALAEGESYVKEWLSSEDTLATLNMLIALGVEVKKDGKNLRIKGRDYSFVEPSNVLDAKNSGTTARLMLGVLSTQPFFSVITGDESLRQRPMLRVVEPLRQMGAYLDGREKGNKLPVCVRGGSLKGISFFNKKSSAQVKSALLLAGLRAEGYTEVVEPVLSRDHTERMLKAFGVELIQMEGKEGHVIKLKGGQRLVATEVFCPADPSSASFFVALAVLLEGSELLLKDVLVNPTRDGFFRKLKDMGADIRYENLREISGEPVADLYVRYSGKLKAVEVLPEEVPSMIDELPILAVVMALSEGVSRVKGAQELRVKESDRIRAVVENLRAMGVKAEEYEDGFEIEGVEVLKGASIKTFGDHRIAMAFSIAGLLAEGETIIDNPECVAISYPNFYKDLEGILEG; encoded by the coding sequence ATGCTAAAGCTAAGCAAAGCAAAAAGAGCAAAAGGAGAGCTAAGGGTACCCTCAGACAAGTCTATATCCCACAGAGCGGTTATCTTCTCAGCCTTGGCGGAGGGAGAAAGCTATGTAAAAGAGTGGCTTTCTTCCGAAGACACTTTGGCCACCTTAAACATGCTTATAGCCTTAGGTGTAGAGGTAAAGAAGGATGGAAAAAACCTAAGGATAAAGGGGAGGGATTACAGCTTTGTTGAACCCTCAAACGTGCTTGATGCCAAAAACTCTGGAACTACTGCAAGGCTTATGCTTGGAGTCCTTTCCACACAGCCCTTTTTTAGTGTGATAACGGGGGACGAGAGCTTAAGGCAGAGGCCCATGCTTAGGGTGGTAGAGCCCCTAAGGCAGATGGGTGCCTACCTTGACGGAAGGGAGAAGGGGAACAAGCTTCCCGTATGCGTAAGAGGCGGAAGCCTAAAAGGTATCTCCTTTTTTAATAAAAAGTCCTCTGCACAGGTAAAGTCTGCCTTACTTTTGGCTGGGCTGAGGGCGGAGGGCTACACGGAGGTGGTGGAGCCTGTCCTCTCAAGGGACCACACAGAAAGGATGTTAAAGGCCTTTGGTGTGGAGCTTATCCAGATGGAGGGTAAGGAAGGGCATGTGATAAAGCTAAAGGGTGGTCAAAGGCTTGTGGCTACAGAGGTATTTTGTCCTGCTGATCCCTCATCTGCCAGCTTTTTTGTGGCCCTTGCCGTTCTTCTTGAAGGCTCTGAATTGCTTCTTAAGGATGTGCTTGTAAACCCCACAAGGGATGGCTTTTTTAGAAAGTTAAAGGATATGGGTGCGGACATAAGGTATGAAAACCTAAGAGAAATATCTGGTGAGCCTGTGGCAGACCTTTATGTGAGATATTCTGGAAAGCTAAAGGCCGTGGAGGTGCTTCCGGAAGAGGTGCCTTCCATGATAGACGAGCTTCCCATTTTGGCGGTGGTTATGGCCCTATCGGAAGGAGTCTCAAGGGTTAAGGGTGCGCAGGAGCTAAGGGTAAAAGAGAGCGACCGAATTAGGGCTGTGGTGGAGAACTTGAGGGCTATGGGGGTAAAGGCGGAAGAGTATGAAGATGGCTTTGAAATAGAAGGGGTAGAAGTCCTAAAGGGTGCTTCTATAAAAACCTTTGGGGACCACCGAATAGCCATGGCCTTTTCCATTGCCGGCCTTTTGGCGGAAGGGGAAACTATCATAGACAATCCTGAATGCGTAGCCATCTCATATCCAAACTTTTATAAGGACCTTGAAGGTATTTTGGAAGGTTGA
- a CDS encoding sulfite exporter TauE/SafE family protein, with translation MEAYLLAFFASVCAGAINAVAGGGTLITFPPLVWLGLDPVVANISNTVALWVGSLTGAFGFKDRLKESKGAFLPLFFSSVLGALVGALLLIKTPSKTFKDIVPFLIFFAVLMLALSEFIKGLLARFAIEDGRLHPLIPTGLQFLTGVYGSYFGAGIGIMMLASLTLSGIHNIHTANGIKNLLGFTINLIGALIFVLSGKVSWPFALAMMPGFALGGYMGARISQRFRPKVVKAFVIGWGTLIGLYMLLIK, from the coding sequence ATGGAAGCCTATCTTTTGGCCTTTTTTGCCTCTGTGTGCGCCGGTGCCATAAATGCGGTGGCTGGCGGTGGAACCCTTATAACCTTTCCTCCCCTTGTTTGGCTTGGCCTTGACCCAGTGGTGGCAAACATAAGCAACACGGTGGCCCTTTGGGTGGGGTCCCTCACAGGAGCCTTCGGCTTCAAAGACAGGCTAAAAGAATCAAAGGGTGCATTCCTTCCTCTATTCTTCTCTTCTGTGCTTGGTGCCCTTGTGGGTGCCTTGCTTTTGATAAAAACACCCTCTAAGACCTTCAAGGATATAGTGCCTTTTCTCATCTTTTTTGCCGTGCTGATGCTGGCCCTTAGCGAGTTTATAAAGGGCCTTTTGGCAAGGTTTGCCATAGAAGATGGAAGGCTTCATCCTCTTATACCTACAGGCCTTCAGTTTTTGACCGGCGTGTATGGTAGCTACTTTGGTGCTGGCATAGGCATTATGATGCTGGCAAGCCTTACCCTCTCCGGCATTCACAACATACATACAGCCAACGGCATAAAGAACCTTTTGGGCTTTACCATAAACCTAATTGGTGCCCTTATCTTTGTTTTGAGCGGTAAGGTAAGCTGGCCCTTTGCCCTTGCCATGATGCCCGGCTTTGCCCTCGGAGGCTATATGGGTGCAAGAATATCTCAAAGGTTCAGGCCAAAGGTGGTAAAAGCCTTTGTAATAGGCTGGGGGACACTTATAGGGCTTTACATGCTTTTGATAAAATAA
- a CDS encoding nitroreductase family protein, producing MKECLRLITERRSITFFDPTRDVPDEVIKEILEISATAPSGYNLQPWEVIVVKDKEKKKRLKEICYNQQKVEDASANIVLIANTRAGFEHVDRVLQSWEELGYIKPEAKEALKEQILSGWQDPQRAFRKAVRDTALFGMTIMITARAFGLETHPMEGYDEQKLKEFLNIEDYKVVPMIIAIGYKDPSKELLPRAYRFKFEEFGKII from the coding sequence ATGAAGGAATGTCTTAGGCTTATAACAGAAAGAAGGTCCATAACCTTTTTTGACCCCACAAGGGATGTGCCAGATGAGGTGATAAAGGAGATACTGGAGATCTCCGCCACCGCACCATCGGGCTATAACCTACAGCCTTGGGAGGTTATAGTGGTAAAGGACAAGGAAAAGAAAAAGAGGCTTAAGGAGATATGCTATAACCAGCAAAAGGTAGAGGATGCAAGCGCCAACATAGTGCTAATTGCCAATACAAGGGCTGGATTTGAGCATGTGGATAGGGTTCTTCAAAGCTGGGAAGAGCTTGGCTATATAAAGCCAGAGGCAAAGGAGGCCCTAAAGGAACAGATATTATCAGGCTGGCAGGACCCACAGAGGGCCTTTAGGAAGGCTGTAAGGGATACGGCCCTTTTTGGCATGACCATAATGATCACCGCAAGGGCCTTTGGCCTTGAAACCCATCCTATGGAAGGCTACGATGAGCAAAAGCTAAAGGAGTTTTTGAACATAGAAGATTACAAGGTGGTCCCCATGATAATAGCCATAGGCTATAAGGACCCTTCAAAGGAGCTACTTCCAAGAGCCTACAGGTTTAAGTTTGAGGAGTTTGGAAAGATAATTTAA
- a CDS encoding NAD(P)H-dependent oxidoreductase, producing MKHVCLIYAHPNPNSFNRAIRDKVLEYLGSKNISYTLRDLYALGFDPVLSSKDFESLSAGKVPEDIAREQEIIKGSQLLIFIYPIWWTGMPAILKGYIDRVFSYGFAYEERDGELVGLLSDKRVIIINTLGASEEDYRPSGMEECLKKTTDVGIFKFCGMQVIKHIFLYSIPYVSDEERRSMLEGIIKELEVVL from the coding sequence ATGAAGCATGTATGCCTTATATACGCACACCCCAACCCAAACAGCTTTAACAGAGCCATAAGGGATAAGGTCCTTGAATACTTGGGTTCAAAGAATATAAGCTACACTTTAAGGGACCTATACGCCTTGGGCTTCGACCCAGTTTTGTCCTCAAAGGATTTTGAAAGCCTTTCGGCTGGAAAGGTGCCAGAAGATATTGCAAGAGAGCAGGAGATTATAAAAGGGTCCCAACTGTTGATATTTATCTATCCCATATGGTGGACTGGCATGCCAGCCATACTCAAGGGCTACATAGACAGGGTCTTCAGCTATGGCTTTGCCTACGAAGAAAGGGATGGAGAGCTTGTAGGCCTTTTATCAGACAAAAGGGTAATCATAATAAACACCCTTGGGGCAAGTGAAGAAGATTACAGGCCCTCTGGCATGGAGGAATGCTTAAAGAAAACCACAGATGTGGGCATCTTTAAATTCTGTGGCATGCAAGTGATAAAGCATATCTTTTTGTATTCTATTCCTTATGTAAGCGATGAAGAAAGAAGGAGTATGTTGGAAGGCATAATCAAAGAACTGGAGGTGGTCCTATGA
- the carB gene encoding carbamoyl-phosphate synthase large subunit, which produces MPRRTDIKKILIIGSGPIVIGQAAEFDYSGTQACKALLEEGFEIVLVNSNPATIMTDPQFAHRTYIEPLVLEVLEEIIKKERPDALLPTLGGQTALNLAVQLYEEGILDRYGVKLIGANYEAIKKGEDRDLFRKSMERIGLKVPPSVVVSSLQEALEKVKEVGFPAILRPAFTLGGTGGSIAYNMEEFKEKVEIALKTSPIHQVLIDKSLIGWKEFEFEVIRDSKDNVIIVCSIENFDPMGVHTGDSITVAPAQTLTDKEYQILRDACIEIMREIGVDTGGSNIQFTVSPENGDFYVIEMNPRVSRSSALASKATGFPIAKVAAKLAVGYTLDELKNDITKHTPASFEPSIDYVVVKIPRFDFAKFPRTDKTLGTMMKSVGEVMAIGRTFKEALNKAIRSLEQDAYGLAFPDYSSLEDEEIKRAIRTPNPNRLWYIASAFRKGYSLQEVYELSKIDPWFLENIRQIVEFEKVLKEGNLTPEVLRMAKEMGYSDVEIGKLTGMREEEIKELRQKWSIIPAFKGVDTCAGEFVAYTPYYYSSYERPYYTLEDGEFLDQD; this is translated from the coding sequence ATGCCAAGGCGAACAGACATAAAGAAGATACTCATCATAGGCTCTGGTCCCATAGTGATAGGTCAGGCGGCAGAGTTTGATTATTCTGGCACTCAGGCCTGCAAGGCCTTGCTTGAAGAAGGCTTTGAGATAGTACTTGTTAACTCCAACCCAGCCACCATAATGACAGACCCCCAGTTTGCCCACAGAACCTACATAGAACCCCTTGTGTTGGAGGTTTTGGAAGAGATAATAAAAAAGGAAAGGCCCGATGCCCTTTTGCCTACCCTTGGTGGCCAAACGGCCTTGAACTTGGCCGTCCAGCTCTATGAGGAAGGTATTTTAGATAGGTATGGCGTCAAGCTAATAGGTGCCAACTACGAGGCCATAAAGAAGGGTGAAGACAGGGACCTCTTTAGAAAATCAATGGAAAGAATTGGCCTTAAGGTGCCACCCAGCGTAGTGGTCTCTTCCCTTCAAGAGGCCCTTGAAAAGGTAAAGGAGGTGGGCTTTCCAGCCATCTTGAGGCCAGCCTTTACCCTTGGTGGCACAGGAGGTTCCATTGCCTACAACATGGAAGAGTTTAAAGAAAAGGTGGAAATAGCTCTAAAGACCTCACCCATCCATCAGGTGCTAATAGACAAGTCCCTTATAGGCTGGAAGGAGTTTGAGTTTGAGGTGATAAGGGATTCAAAGGACAATGTGATAATAGTCTGTAGCATTGAGAACTTTGACCCTATGGGAGTTCATACGGGGGATTCTATTACAGTGGCGCCAGCCCAGACCTTGACGGACAAGGAATACCAGATTTTGAGGGATGCCTGCATAGAGATAATGAGGGAGATAGGAGTGGATACGGGAGGGTCCAACATACAGTTTACCGTGAGTCCAGAAAATGGAGATTTTTACGTTATAGAGATGAACCCAAGGGTCTCAAGGTCTTCCGCCTTGGCCTCTAAGGCCACAGGCTTTCCTATAGCAAAAGTAGCTGCAAAGCTGGCTGTTGGCTACACCCTTGACGAGCTAAAGAACGACATTACCAAGCACACGCCCGCATCCTTTGAACCATCCATTGATTACGTGGTGGTAAAGATCCCACGCTTTGACTTTGCCAAGTTCCCACGCACAGACAAAACCCTTGGAACTATGATGAAGTCTGTGGGGGAGGTTATGGCCATTGGAAGGACCTTTAAAGAGGCCTTGAACAAAGCCATAAGAAGCCTTGAGCAGGATGCATATGGCCTTGCCTTTCCAGACTATTCTTCCTTGGAGGATGAGGAGATAAAAAGGGCTATAAGAACGCCCAACCCTAACAGGCTTTGGTATATAGCGAGCGCCTTCAGAAAGGGCTATAGCCTTCAGGAAGTTTATGAGCTTAGCAAGATTGACCCATGGTTTTTGGAGAATATAAGGCAGATAGTGGAGTTTGAAAAGGTGTTAAAGGAAGGAAATCTGACGCCGGAAGTTTTAAGGATGGCCAAAGAGATGGGCTATTCGGATGTGGAGATAGGAAAACTTACTGGCATGAGGGAAGAAGAAATAAAAGAACTAAGACAAAAATGGAGTATTATACCAGCATTTAAGGGCGTGGATACATGCGCCGGTGAGTTTGTAGCCTATACACCCTATTATTATTCAAGCTATGAAAGGCCATACTATACGCTTGAAGACGGAGAGTTTTTGGACCAAGATTAA
- a CDS encoding DUF2103 domain-containing protein, with product MGKYRKGKVKLEHHLLEGLEEYLEKLNSLECVKAIIPGRIARQNGGRGSKGLFLKYRTTSGYKLLYKNGTSVQEVFIVCDDKDVFERLFKEMID from the coding sequence ATGGGAAAGTACAGAAAAGGTAAAGTAAAGCTTGAGCATCATCTTTTGGAAGGTTTGGAGGAGTACTTAGAAAAGCTAAATTCCCTTGAATGCGTGAAGGCTATAATTCCCGGTAGAATAGCAAGGCAAAATGGAGGCAGAGGGTCTAAAGGTTTGTTTTTAAAGTATAGAACCACTTCTGGCTACAAGCTTTTATACAAAAACGGCACCTCTGTGCAGGAAGTTTTTATAGTTTGTGATGATAAGGATGTGTTTGAAAGACTTTTCAAAGAGATGATAGACTAA
- a CDS encoding 2,5-diamino-6-(ribosylamino)-4(3H)-pyrimidinone 5'-phosphate reductase, producing the protein MRPYIIIVSEVSVDGKLTLYRGASSKELMTLMDQEAYRYLHEIRAKVDGIMVGCETVRTDNPSLTVRYVEGKNPTRIIPCSTANVPTDANIFSKDAPTIIVTTKRAPQERIEKIKALGAEVLVVGEDLVDFERLMPMLYERGIKSLMIEGGASINWEFIRRGYVDEIRLIHLPVIVGGENVPTLVGGEGFKSLKNLLHLRLRSHFKRGSHLITEWEVVR; encoded by the coding sequence ATGAGGCCATACATAATAATAGTGTCAGAGGTTAGCGTGGACGGGAAATTGACCCTATACAGGGGAGCATCCAGTAAGGAGCTTATGACCCTTATGGACCAAGAGGCGTACAGGTATCTTCATGAGATAAGGGCAAAGGTGGATGGCATAATGGTGGGCTGTGAGACGGTAAGGACAGACAACCCAAGCCTTACAGTAAGGTATGTGGAGGGGAAAAACCCAACGAGGATAATCCCATGTTCTACTGCCAACGTGCCAACGGATGCCAACATATTCTCCAAAGATGCACCCACCATAATAGTCACCACAAAGAGGGCGCCACAGGAGAGGATAGAAAAGATAAAGGCTTTGGGTGCGGAGGTGCTTGTGGTGGGCGAGGACTTAGTGGATTTTGAGAGGCTTATGCCCATGCTATATGAAAGGGGTATAAAAAGCCTAATGATTGAGGGGGGTGCTTCTATAAACTGGGAGTTTATACGTAGGGGCTATGTGGATGAGATAAGGCTTATACATCTTCCTGTTATAGTTGGTGGTGAGAATGTGCCAACCCTTGTGGGTGGAGAAGGCTTCAAAAGTCTTAAAAACCTTTTGCACCTTAGGCTTAGATCTCATTTCAAAAGGGGTAGCCACCTTATAACCGAGTGGGAAGTGGTAAGATAG
- a CDS encoding CDP-alcohol phosphatidyltransferase family protein, whose amino-acid sequence MNLTKRRDTLKKVYAPVGIALYRLHLPPNFITLLSVAFGMASAYAFYHGKLLTGASLLFLSGLFDLADGMVARLSEKASKFGAVFDWLADKWVDGFVLGAVGYFYAGPFTAITVVTASMLHSFIKPVAYAEIGYEERISGKIKDPLEGVGFFGRPETHLTLIAFTILERLQAPVGLEFGIKLIALLTLASLLLRIIYLYKHYGREYE is encoded by the coding sequence ATGAACCTAACAAAAAGAAGGGATACTCTCAAAAAGGTTTATGCTCCGGTGGGTATAGCCCTATACAGGCTACACCTACCACCCAATTTTATAACCCTTCTCTCTGTAGCTTTTGGTATGGCTTCTGCTTACGCCTTCTACCATGGAAAGCTCCTTACCGGCGCAAGCCTTCTTTTTCTGTCTGGCCTTTTTGACTTGGCGGATGGCATGGTGGCAAGGCTTTCCGAGAAGGCTTCCAAGTTTGGTGCGGTCTTTGACTGGCTTGCGGACAAATGGGTGGATGGCTTTGTGCTTGGAGCGGTAGGATACTTTTATGCAGGACCTTTTACGGCTATAACGGTGGTAACTGCCTCCATGCTTCATTCTTTTATAAAGCCGGTGGCCTATGCGGAGATAGGGTATGAAGAAAGGATTTCTGGGAAGATAAAGGACCCCCTTGAGGGTGTGGGCTTTTTTGGAAGGCCAGAAACACATCTTACCCTTATAGCCTTTACCATATTGGAAAGGCTTCAGGCGCCTGTAGGCCTTGAGTTTGGAATAAAGCTTATTGCCCTTCTTACCTTGGCATCTTTACTTTTGAGGATCATCTACCTGTATAAACACTACGGGAGAGAGTACGAATGA